The DNA sequence CGGTCGTGGCTGGACCGGGCGAGCTGGTTGATCCGGGCCTGGGCCAGGGCGAGGCCGCGCAGCTCGGGCAGGGTGCCGCCGCGCACCGGGTCCTGGGCGCCGCGGCCGCCGCTGAGCGGGCCGAGGTAGACGACCGTGCGCGGCCGCGCGCCGCCGTTCCCCGCGGCCTCCTTGTCGCGGGTCGCCGTGTCGACCTCGCTGTTCTGAGCCTCGATCATCTTCAGGGCGTCGCGCACGCCCTGGTCGTCCTTGCTCCGGCCGAAGCCCTTGGCGCCCTCGGCCACGCCCACGCAGGTGCCGTCGGTCCCCAGGAAGGTCTTCCCCGCGCAGTCGTCCCGGTCGTCGCGGTCCAGGGGCCGCCAGGCGAAGAGCCCGGCGAGGACGACGAGGACCAGGGCCACGCTTCCGGCCGTGCTCACCACCTCGACGCCCGGCGAGAAGCGGTGGGCGGGCGGCACGAGCCGGGGCTGGTGCCGCAGCCAGTACGCGGCCCGCTCGTCCGGCGGCTCGTCCTCCGCCGGAGCCGGCACGGTCATCCCGCTCGGCCGCCCCGTCCGCATCCCGCTCTCCAGGATGAGGTCGAGCTCGGCGCCCGCGTGGGCCAGGTCGGACGGCTCGATGTCCGGGACGCGTGCGGCGAGCGACCGGACACCGGCCGCCACCACGAACACGGACGTGGTGCCGAGGTCCGCGGACGCCGTCCGCAGCTCCCGCACGAAGCGCTGGGTGCGCGAGTCCGCCGGGCCCAGCTCCTCGAAGAGCACCACGAACCGTGTCGAGCGGCGCCGCCTCCAGGGGTTGAACCGGCGCGGTCGCGCGGCCGCGTCCAGGTCGGCGAGCAGCGCGTGCATCAGGACGCGGTCGACCTGCTCGGGGTCGGGCGCGTCCGGGTCGTCGTGGTCGCGCGGTACGAGGTCGAGTGCGGAGCGGAAGAAGTCCGTGGGCGGACTGCCGTGCTGCTGCCGGTACCACTGCGCGTACCAGCGGCGGTTGCGGCCGTGGCCCAGGATCCGGCGGGTGGCGCGCATCCCGAACAGCGCGCAGGGCAGTTGCTGGAAGAGGGGGCCCGAGAAGAAGTTCCACAGCAGCTCGATGAAGCCCGCGCCGCTGGTCTGGTCCCCGCCGCCGAGGCGCCACAGGGCCGCGGAGAGCGGTGACCACTGGCGGTGGTCGGCGTAGCAGTGGTCGCGCAGGGCGCGGTGGCGCCGCTCCACGGGCCCCTCGAAGCGCGGGGCGCTCAGGACGGCGTGCAGCAGCCGGTAGCCGGGCAGCTTCAGGCGTCCGGAGCCGCGCGGCATGGAGTCCGTCAGCTGCTGGGTGATCTGCTCGAACAGCTCCAGGTGCGGCGCGTCGTGGCCCTCGGGGGCCGGGGTGACGTAAGCGTGCGGTGCCAGCATCACGTTGTCCCCGCGCAGTCGTGCGCGCAGCCCTGCCACGATGCGGCGCCCCGCGAACCCGCCGCCGGACTCGGTGAGCAGGACGGCCGGAAGGCGGCTGCGCCCGCGCCTCGGCTGCACCACCAGCCTGTCGAACGCGCCGATGAAGCGGTCCATGCCTGCGTACGGTGGAATGCGGTCCATCGGTCCCCCATGACGCGCCGTCTACTGCTGCGGCCCCCGTGTAGCCAGCACGTGTCAATTGTAGGGGAACTGGCGTGTTTTCAGGGGTGGTTGGGGACTCACGAAGCCGTGTCGGCGGGCGGGGGCACGTAGGCGGCGGGGGCCGCGTCGGCCGGGGATCAGCCGTCCGCGAGCGACCCCTCCTTCACCTTCAGGTCGGCCTCCTTCGGATCGGCGACGGTCAGGACGTGCGTACTGCCGTCACGTCGAACTCCAGCGTCACCTTCGGGCCGACCATGAGGGCGGTCATGCTGTTCCAGTTCACGCCCCAGTCGCGGCGGTTGATCGTGGCACTGCCCGTGAAGCCGACCCGGAAGTCGCCCTCGGGGGCGGGCGCGGCGGTGGTCAGCTCGACGTCCAGGGTGACGGGTGCGGTCACGCCCCGGATGGTCAGATCGCCCGCGACCTTGTAGCGGGCGCCGTCGACGTGGCGCACATGGGCCGAGGTGAAGGTGATGGCCGGGTGGTTGTCCACGTCGAGGAACTTCCCGCACAGCAGGTCGTCGCGCTGCTGGTTGCGGGTCTGGATGCTCCTGGCGTGGATCGTGAGCTGGGCGCTGGACCGCGACGGATCGCCGCCGTCCAGTCGGGCGCCGCCCCCGAACTCGGCGAACTGCCCGCGCACCCGCGTGGACATCGTGTGCCGGGCGACGAACCCGATCCGGGTGTGCGCGGGGTCGATGACGTACTCACCGGTCAGCTCGCTGAGTTCGGTGCTGATGGACATGGCGGGACTCCTGGAGAGGCGCAGGGGCATGGAGGGTGCGGGCCCGCTGTCGGCGGGGGCGTGCCGCTCCCAGGAGTACGACGAGACAGCCCGGCGGAACGTGAGGTCGCGGGCTCGCGCTCCGCTGGGCCGCATGGCCCCTACGGGCGGCTGCCTCGGGCACTGAGCCTGCGGATCGGCCCGATCAGCCCCCGGTACACCGGCCGCACCACCCGGCCGGGAAGGTAGCGGTGCCGTTCCTCCTGCCAGACCCTTCCGCGGCTGTGGGCGGCGATGGGATTCCACCGGTCGGGGTCCGGCGGCGCGGAGGTGTGGAACGTGATGCGGCAGAGGTGCTTGGTGCTGACGAAGCCGTACTGGCTGGGGCTGACCAGGCGCACCGGCGCGCCGTGGTCGCCGTCCAGCGGCCGCCCGTCGAGCCGATCGGCGATGAGCACGTCCTCGGCCAGGGCGTCCTGGAGCAAGGCGACCGACCGGTAGCCGTCGAAGCCTTCGAACACGACGTGGGTGATCGCGGCGCCCGCCGGGACCAGCGGTTCGACCCGGGTGCGGTAGAAGGCGTCGAACGCGACTCCCTCCCACACCAGACCGGTCGCCGACCATCCGGCGACGCAGTGGAAGTCGGCTCCGAGCTCCTGGCGCGGCAGCTCCGCGAGGTCCTTCGCGGTGAGGGTCACGGCCTCGCTCAGGGCTCCCCCGATCTCGATCACCGGGTCCGCCGGGACGGGAGGCGGCGGCCGGTGAAGGTGCGAACCGAAGCGCGGGAATCCGTCGACGGCACGTTGGCCTGGGGGAAGCGTCATGTCGGTCCTCCTCTGAGCGCGGATCACACGGTGTCGCTTGAGAGGCGCGGCCATCACGGCTACGCGTACGGGTCGCGCGCCACAGTCTTCCCGTCGCGGTCCTGTGCGTCGATGGCCCGGCGGCGCCCGACTCAGAGGCCCAGGTCGGCGGCGAGGCAGTTGAAGGTCTTCCAGGAGCCTTCGGGGTGGTAGGTGTGGCGTGCGGGGTCGTCCGGTGTCGCCGCCTCTTCCTCGACCATGTCCTCGAAGCGGATGCGCTCGGGCAGTTTCCCGAAGCGCTCCTGCCGTGCGGCGGCGGCACTGTCGGTGGCGTTCTGGCCTTCCATGGTCGAACTCCGTTCGGTCACGTGCACCAGCGGGTGTGCCGACTCTCCCACGGAGGCGCGTCACCGGTCAAGGGAGTGACTCCGTCGAAGACCCCTCCCTGACCTGCGGTTCGACCCGGGCCATAAAGTGGCTGGTCGGCCGCGGCCAGCGGGCCGCGGGCGGTTGTCGCCGATTTCTCAGCAGGGAGTTCTTCTTGTCCATACGTGCAGGCGTGCCGTCGTACGCCACCTCCGTCAGGCCCTCCCTCGTGGTGGCCGCTCTCGCCGTCGCGGCGTCCCTGGTGGTCGGGGCCCCGGCCCACGCGGCGGACGGCGGCGGGGCGCGGGGCGCCGCTCCGGCCGCGTCCACGGTGTCCGCTCCCGCGCGGACCGTGATCACAGAGGGGCAGGTGAAGGAGGCCGGGCCCGGCGGCACGCTCCTGTATCCGAGCGTCACCAGCTGTCTGACCCTCACGGTCCAGCTGCGCTCGGGCGGTGCGGTGGGCGCGCACGCGAGCCTCTTCCAGGTGCCGGGCGAGCTGCGCTCGGACCGGATCCTGGACCGGATCAAGAGCGTGACCGGCGGCCGCGCGGTGGCGTCGGTGGCCGTCCGGGGCGCGGTCGGCGCCTGGCACCCGAGCTACTTCACGAAGGCCATCGAGAGCTACGGCGAGGGCGAGGAAGTGCCCGTGCCCACGGGGCAGGACGCCGCCGGGATCGCGGGCGTCGTGGCGCGGGGGCTCGGCGTGCCGACCGGCCTGGTGACGGTCACGGACGTGCCCGACGGCGATCAGACCGTCGAAGTCCCCCGGAGCTGAGGACCCTGAGCGGCCGTCAGTCGGCCGCCACCGCCTGACGGTCGCTCAGAGCGCGGGCCTTCGCGTTCTCGATGTGCTGGCGCATCCGCTTCGCCGCGCCCTCCGCGTCCCCCGACGCCATCGCCTCGTAGACGGCCAGGTGCTCGCGCGCCGGTGACTCGGCCTCGGACGAGCCCAGTTCCGTGAAGAGACGGAAGCGCTGGACGTGGCCGCCCAGGGAGCGGTAGGCGCTCTCCAGGAACGGGTTGTCGCACTGGGCCGCGATGCGCAGGTGGAAGCGTTCGTCGGCGGCCCAGTAGGAGCGGACCGAGGCCGAACGGGGCGCGGCCGCACAGCGCTTGAGCTCCTCGATGCTCTCCTTGAGCTCCGCCAGGAACTCCGGCGTGGTGCGGCGCGCGGCCTCGTGCACCATCGCCGGTTCCAGGACGAGCCGCGCGTCCATCAGCTTGATCAGCTCGCGCTCGGTGAAGAGCGGGGCGACGCGGTAGCCCTTGAGCGCCTCGCGCCGTACGAGGCCCGTGTGTTCCAGGCGGGCGAGGGCCTCGCGCAGCGGCGTCTGACTGACGTCCAGGTCGCGGGAGAGCGCCCCGATGTTGAGGGGCTGGCCCGGCGACCACAGGCCGTCCATGAACTGCCCCAGCAGCACCTCGTACATCTTGTCGGCCAGGGGTTGCCGTGCCGACGGGCGCGTCGTAGCCATCGTGCCTCCTTCGGTGCCCGACCTTAGCGCAGCCCCTCACCCCTCTTGATCACGGCCGAATCCTATACTATTTTGCTTCGCGCTATAGTATAGCCAGCGATCGTGGAGGATCCCGATGCCTGACGACGGCTCGTACGTGCTCGTGACCACGGCGTATCTCGAACCCGGCGGCGAGGTCGACCAGTTGCTGCGGACGGCGGGACTCCGCACCCGCTTCGCGCGGCCCGACGACCGGCGCGCGACGGGCCTCTCCTTGCGGGCGGCCGTGGCCGACGCGGGCGCGGTGGGCATCGTGGCGGGGACCGACCCCTTCACCGCGGAGGTGATCGAGGCCTCCCCCGGCCTCCGGGTCATCGGCCGCTGCGGCGCCGGATACGACAACGTGGACGTGGCCGCGGCCACCCGGCGCGGCATCGCCGTGACCCACACCCCCGGCGTGAACCGCCGGTCCGTCGCGGAGTACGTGCTCGGCCTCCTGGTGAGCTGCGCGCGGGGCATTCCGCGCAGCGTCGCCGACGTACGGACGGGCGGCTGGTCGCAGCCCAGCGGGCGGGAGCTGGCGGGCGCCACGCTCGGCGTCGTCGGGCTCGGCTCGATCGGCCGGACCGTCGCGCGGCTCGGCCGGGCCCTCGGGATGCGGGTGGTGGGCCACGACCCGTGCCCGGACGCCGGGTTCCTCGCCGAGACCGGGGTCGAAAGCCTGCCGCTGGAAGCCGTCCTCGCCACGGCGGACTTCGTCACGCTGCACCTCGCCCTCGACGCCTCGACCCGCCATCTGATCGACGGCGCGGCACTGCGCCGGATGCGGCCGGGCGCGTACCTCATCAACACCGCGCGCGGCGGCGTCGTCGACGAGGAGGCCCTCGCCGACGCGATCGCCGCGGGACATCTCGCGGGCGCGGCCCTGGATGTGACGGAGCGTGAGCCGCTGCCGTCGGACTCCCGGCTGCGGTCGTTCGACAACGTCCTGGTCACCGGGCACATCGCGGGCGCGACCGTGCAGGCACGGGCGCGCTCCGGCCGTTCGGCGGCCGAGCAGGTGGTGGCGGTGCTTTCCGGGCGGGCGCCCGAGCACGTCGTCAATCCGGGCTGGGCCGCGGTGCGGGCGGGGGCACGGTGATGGCCGCCGGGGCGCGGGCGGCGGGCCCATCGCCGACCGGGTCGCCACGGCACGCTCCGGGACCGCTGCGGCTCGGCGCCGGGCCGAAGGCGCCGCTCCTGGCGGCCAATCTCAAGTGGCTCTTCACCGAGCTGCCCTTCGAGCGGCGCTTCGAGGCGGCGGCCGCCGCGGGCTTCGCCGGGGTCGAGTACGCCGCGCCCTATCCGTATCCGCCGACGCGGCTGCGCGCGCTGCTCGGGGACGCGGGCCTTCGCCAAGTGCTCATCAACTCCCCGGCGGGAGAGCCCGGTTCGCCGGAGCGGTCGGGGGTGGCCTGCCATCCGGGGCGCGCGACGGACTTCCGCGCGGGGATCGAGCGCGGCCTGGAGTACGCCACCGAGTTGGGCGCCGGGCTCCTGCACGTGCTGGCCGGGATCGTGCCGCAGGACGTGAGCGGGGAGCGGGCGTTCGCCACGTACGTCACGAACATCGCCTGGGCGGCCGAGCGCGCGCACGGCACCGGGGTGCGGCTCGTGATCGAGGCGCAGAACGGCCGTGACGCGCCCGGCTACTTCCTGGGCGCCCAGGCCCGGGCGGCGGCCGTCGCGGAGGCGGTGGGGCGCGACCGGGTGGGCCTGCTGCTCGACCTGTACCACGCGCAGGTCGCCGAGGGGGATCTGATCCGCACGCTGCGCACGCATCTGCCGTACGCCGCGCACCTCCAGATCGCCGACCCGCCCGACCGCACCGAGCCGGGCACCGGCGAGATCCGGTGGCCGCGCGTCGCCGCCGCCCTGCGCGAAGCCGGTTACGAGGGCTGGATCGGGTGCGAGTACGCGCCGGTGGAGGGCACCGTGCCGGGGCTCGGCTGGGTGGCGGAGGTCGCGGAGTCGGCGGAGGTGACGCCATGAGCGGGAGAGACCTCGGCGGGTCCGGTGGCCCCGGTGTCCGCATCGCGCTGATCAGTGCCGCCCCGGCCGCCATCGCGCCCGCCGCCGCCGGGCTCGCCGCCGCGTTCCCGGCGGCACGGCCGTGGAACCTGCTCGACGACGCGCTGCTCTCCGACGCCGACGCGGCCGGCGGGCTCACCCCGGCGCTCGCCGACCGGATGCGACGCCTCATCGCGTACGCCGTCGAAGGCGGCGCCCAGGGCGTGTTGCTGACCTGCTCGCTGTACGGGCCGGTCGCCGCCGACGCCGCCGCGGGGGTTCCGGTGCTCGCCGCCGATGCCGCCGCCTTCGCGTCGGCCCTGGGCGGCGGCCATCGCGAGGTGCTCGTCCTCGCCACGTTCGCGGCGGCCCTCGACGACACCGTGGCCCGCTTGCGCACGGCCGCGCGCGCCGCCCGCTCCCCCACGCGGATCGTCGGCCAGGTCATCGCGCCCGGAGCCGTCCCCGACCCCGGTGCCGCGGACGCCGTGCTGCTGGCCCAGTACTCCCTGGCGCCGCACGCCGACGCCCTGGCCGAGGCCCTCGGACTGCCGGTCCACGCGGGGCCGCACGCGGCGGCCCGCGCGCTGCGCGCCGCCGTGCGGAACGCCACCGGCGGCCTCACGGAAGGAGGCATTCCGTGCTCGGAGTGATCGCGGACGATGTGACCGGGGCGAGCGATGTCGCCCTGAGCCTGCGCGAGGGCGGCCTTCGCACCGTCCTGTACTTCGGCGTGCCGGGCCCCGACGTGACTCCGCCGGACGGCTGCGGAGCAGTGGTCATCGCGCTCAAGAGCCGCATGGCCGCACCCGAGCGGGCCGTCGCGTCGTCGCTCGAGGCGCTGCGCCGCCTGCGCGCGCACGGGGCGCGGCGGGTCTACTTCAAGTTCTGCTCGACCTTCGACTCCACTGCGGACGGAAATCTCGGGCCGGTCCTCGACGCGCTCGCCGACGCCCTGGACGTGCCGGTCGTCCTTCTCACGCCCAGCTCGCCGCGGCACGGCCGCACCCAGTACGAAGGACACCTCTTCGTGAACGGCGTGCCGTTGGCCGAGTCCCCGATGCGGCACCACCCGGTGACGCCGATGACGGATTCCTCCCTGCCCCGGCTGCTGCGCGCCCAGACGCAGCGGCCGGTCGGGCTCCTCCGGTGGGACACCGTGCGCGCGGGCGCGGCGGCGGTCCGCGCGGCCGTCGACGAGGCGGCGACGCGCGGCGTGCGCTATCTGCTGGCGGACGCCCTCGACGACGGCGACCTGCGCACGCTCGGCAGCGTGGCCGCCGACGCACCGCTGACCGCCGGTGCGGCCGGGCTGGCCGAGGGGCTCGCCCCGGCGGTCCCGGCGGGCGGCGGCGCGGCCGCGTACGAGGAGGCGGATCCGTCGGCCGTCCACCCCGCGGCCGTGCTCTGCGGCAGCTGCTCGGCGCGCACCCTGGAGCAGCTCGACGCGCTGCGCGCCGCGGACCGGCCGACGTACCGGCTCGACCCCGTCGCCGAGCCGGATCCCGCCGTCCTGGCCGAGCGGGCCCTCGCCTGGTACGACGCGCTGCCGACCGGCTCGTCGCGGGGCGCGCCCGCCTTCCACTCCTCCGTGCCGCCCCACGAACTGCGCGCCATCCAGCGGCACTTGGGGGCCGAGCGGGCCGCCGCCGTCCTGGAGGAGGCCACCGGCCGCGTCGCCGCCGGGCTCGTGGCGCGCGGGGTGCGGCGCGTGATCGCGGCGGGCGGCGAGACGTCTGGCGCCGTGGTGGCCGCGCTCGGCGTCACCGGCGCCCTGGTCGGCCGGGCCGCCGCGCCCGGTGTGCCCTGGATCCACCCCACGTCGGGGCCCCGGATCGCGCTCCTCCTCAAGTCCGGCAACTTCGGCGGCCCCGACTTCCTCGCCACCGCCTCCGGACCGCCACAGGACCCCTCCCCGCACGGACGACGTCAAGGAGCCCGCCCATGACCACCGCCCCCGCACCCGCACCCGCTCACCCGTCGCACGCGGCCGGGCGCGCGGCCGTCGTCGCCACCGCCCGCGCCCTGGCCGCACGCGGCCTCGTGCACGGCCGCACCGGCAACGTGTCGCTGCGTACCGGCGACGGCCGGATCCTCGTCACCGCGACCGGCGCCGACCTGTCGGCCGTCGGCCCCCGGGACCTGTCGCTTCTCGACGCCGACGGCGGCCACCTCGACGGGCCGCCGCCGTCTAAGGAGGCGTTCCTGCACGCCGCCGTGTTGCGCGCCCGCCCCGACGCGCGCGCCGTCGTCCACACGCACTCCCCGCACGCCACCGCCGTGTCCTGCCTCAACGGCCTGGACCCCGACGACGCGCTGCCCCCGCTCACCGCCTACTACGCGCTGCGCGTCGGACGGCTACCGCTCGTGCCGTACTTCGCGCCCGGCGACCGGCGGCTCGCGGCCGCGGCCGGGGAACGCGCCCGTACGGACGCCGCGCTGCTGCTGCGCCATCACGGCCCGGTCGTGGCGGCTCCCGGCCTCGACGCGGCGCTCGACGCCGTGGAGGAGCTGGAGCAGACCGCGCGGATATTCCTGCTCCTGCGCGGGGCCGACCACGCCCGCCTCACCGAGGAGCAGCGCGGCGCGCTGCGGCCCCGACCACCGCGCCCTGTCGCCCTGTTCAGCGCCCTCGCCATCAAGAAGGCCCTGGACGACACCGTCCTGGAGGCGTTCACCAGCACGACCGGCATCGACGTCGACGGCGTGTACGAGCCCACGAACGTCCTGCTCCGGCAGATCGAGGGCGGCGCGCGGCCCGACGTGCTCGTCGGCGTGACCGGAGCCCTGGAGAAACTGGCCGCCTCCGGGGTGCTCAGCGCGCCCTCGCTGCGCCCCCTGGCCCGGGTGGGGATCGGCGTGGCCGTGCCGCCGGGCGCGCCCGCCGTGGACATCGCCACCACCGAAGCGCTCGTACGGGCGCTGACGTCGGCGCGCTCGGTGGCGTACTCCCGCACCGGCGCGAGCGGAGTGGCGTTCGCCGCCCTCCTCGAACGGCTCGGCATCGCGGACGAGGTCAACTCCCGCGCCACCGTGGTCGAGAAGGGCTTCACGGCGCTCGCGGTGACGGACGGGCGCGCCGACCTGGCCGTGCAGCAGCTGAGCGAGCTGCGCTTCGTGCCGCGGGCGCGCGTGGTCGGGCCGTTCCCCGAAGAGGTCCAGCACTACACCGACCTGTCGGTCGCCCTCGGCGCGGACGCCGTGGACCGTGCCGGGGCCGGGTCGCTCCTGCGCCATCTCACCTCCGCCCCGGCGCGCGCCGCCTACCGGGCGGCCGGTCTGGAGGACCCGCGCCGATGAACGCGATCCTCGCCCTGGTGGCGTTCATCGGCGTCATCATCGTGTGGAACGTGGCGTTCAAGCGGAACATCGGCGAGGCCATGGTCCTCGGGTTCCTCGCGAGCGCCGCTTTCGGGGGCGCGGACGCGCCGCGCGTGGCCTGGGACAGCCTGGTCGCGGGCCTGCAGTCGGAGATCACGTTCGCGGCGCTCGCGTTCGTGTTCGTCAGCGAACTCCTCACCCGCACCGGGCTCGTGCACCGCATGATCGACATCCTCAGCTCGCTGCTCGGCCGCCGCCGCGGCGGCTCCGCGTACGCGGCGACGGTCGCCTCCGGCCTCTTCGGCGCCGTGGCGCACAACGGCGCGGCGATCGTGGCCACCGTCGGCTCCCTGGCCATCCCGTGGATGAAGCGCTCGCGGGCCAGCGGGGAGACGGCCGCCCTCGTCCTGTCCGGGAACGCCGGGGTCGGCGCGACCTTCCCCTTCAGCGGCGCGTTCTTCGTGCTGCTCGCCGCGCCGACGGTGCTGCCCGTCCTGTCCTCGTCCGACGTCGTCGGCACGCTGTTCGTCACGGGGGCGTGGATGGTGGCGATGCGCCTGGTCGTCGCGTACGCGATCGTGCGGTGGCGGGGCGTGGGCACCATGGCCGCGCAGGACATCCGGCCGCTGCGCGCGTCGTTCGGCGCGGGCTGGACCTCGCTGCTCGTCCTGGCCGCCGTGGCGGTGCCCGTGCTGTTGACGTCGGGGCCCGTCGGCGACTGGGCCACGGACCGGCTCGGCGGGCTCGACACCACCGACGCGGTGCCGCTGCTCGTGTGGCTGCCGGTCGTGATGCTGGTCGCCGGGCTCCTGGTGGAGCGCCGTACGCTGCCGCACGGCGGCGGCGCCTGGTGGCGGCTCCTCGGCGAGGTCGGTCCGCAGCTCGGCCTGGTGGGGGTGACCATGGTGTCCGCGTTCGCCGCGTCCGAGGTCCTGGACCGGCTCGGCCTCGGCGCGGAACTCACCCCGTACCTGGAGGACCTGCGGGACGTGCCGCCGCTGGTGGCGGCGCTCGTCGTGGGCCTGATCCTGGTGATCGTGGCGGGCCCCCTCAACACCACCTCCACGCTCGCGGCCGTCGGCCCCGTCGCCTTCGCCGCGCTCACCGCCTCCGGGGTCCCCGCGCACGTGGCCTTCGCCGCGGTCATCGTCTGGGCCTCGTCGGAAGGCTGCTCGCCGCCGGGCGCCGCCCCGCTGTACGTCGCCGCGGGCATCGCCGACATCGACCCCGTCCGCATCTTCCTGCCCGTCGCCCTCTACTACCTGGTGCCGACGTACGTCTTCGGCGTCCTCATCGCCACGGGCGTCCTGTGGATCCCGGGCTGATTCCCGGGCCGAACGCCCCTTCCCCGAGCGCCCCTTCACCGAACGGAGCACCCACCATGCGCACCTTCCTCCGTCTCTTCCTCCTCGGCGCGACCCGCGTCCTCCTGGTCGCCTTCCTCCTCGGCGGCCTCGCCGTGGTGGCGGGCCAGACCGCCGCCCTCGCCCTGGGCGACCGCCACCTCATGGAACTCTTCGGCACGGACGTCACCGAGGTGGTGTGCGTCGTCGCGGGGGCCGCGGGGATCTGCTCGTTCCTCCACTCGTACGTACGGGAGGGGGGTCCGGCGCACGACGTCGACGCAGTAACGTGAACGCATGATCGTGGAAGCGGGCGACGACGGGATCGTCGAGCGGGTACAGGAGTGGGCACGGCGCCAGGAGGACGTCCGGGCCGTGCTGCGGACGGGTTCGCGGGCGCGGCGCGACGGGACGGTCGACGCCTTCTCCGACCACGACATCGAGGTCTACACCACCGACCCCGACCGCTACGAGGACGGCGACTGGGTCGAGGAACTGGGCTCGGTCGTGGTGCAGGTGGGCCTGGAGGGGCCGTGGGACAACCCGGCGCGGCTCGTGTTCTTCGCAGGCGGCGTCAAGGTCGACTTCCAGGTCGTACCGGTGGACCTGCTCGCGA is a window from the Streptomyces spectabilis genome containing:
- a CDS encoding TRAP transporter large permease subunit, with the translated sequence MNAILALVAFIGVIIVWNVAFKRNIGEAMVLGFLASAAFGGADAPRVAWDSLVAGLQSEITFAALAFVFVSELLTRTGLVHRMIDILSSLLGRRRGGSAYAATVASGLFGAVAHNGAAIVATVGSLAIPWMKRSRASGETAALVLSGNAGVGATFPFSGAFFVLLAAPTVLPVLSSSDVVGTLFVTGAWMVAMRLVVAYAIVRWRGVGTMAAQDIRPLRASFGAGWTSLLVLAAVAVPVLLTSGPVGDWATDRLGGLDTTDAVPLLVWLPVVMLVAGLLVERRTLPHGGGAWWRLLGEVGPQLGLVGVTMVSAFAASEVLDRLGLGAELTPYLEDLRDVPPLVAALVVGLILVIVAGPLNTTSTLAAVGPVAFAALTASGVPAHVAFAAVIVWASSEGCSPPGAAPLYVAAGIADIDPVRIFLPVALYYLVPTYVFGVLIATGVLWIPG